The Symphalangus syndactylus isolate Jambi chromosome 23, NHGRI_mSymSyn1-v2.1_pri, whole genome shotgun sequence genome has a window encoding:
- the SMIM40 gene encoding small integral membrane protein 40 — protein sequence MAEEGDVDEGDVFLAFAQGPSPPRGPVRRALDKAFFIFLALFLTLLMLEAACKLLWSLPWAKLGDWLLGTPQKEEELEL from the coding sequence ATGGCAGAGGAAGGTGATGTGGACGAGGGGGATGTGTTCCTGGCATTTGCCCAGGGTCCCTCTCCTCCCAGGGGTCCTGTGCGACGTGCCTTGGACAAGGCTTTCTTTATCTTCCTGGCCCTCTTCCTGACACTGCTGATGCTGGAGGCTGCTTGTAAGCTGCTGTGGTCACTACCATGGGCAAAGTTAGGGGACTGGCTACTGGGGACACCtcagaaggaggaggagctggaaTTGTGA